A stretch of Ectothiorhodospiraceae bacterium BW-2 DNA encodes these proteins:
- the mnmE gene encoding tRNA uridine-5-carboxymethylaminomethyl(34) synthesis GTPase MnmE yields the protein MSDTIAALATPRGYGGVGIIRLSGPASATVAQATTGRDRLTPRFAHYGPFYSPSGEVIDHGIALWFPAPHSLTGEDVLELQGHGGPVVLDRLLESVLSRAAVRPARAGEFSERAFLNGKIDLLQAEAIADLIDAATTEAARSSIRSLQGDFSRAIHQLVESLTELRVYIEATIDFPEEEIDSLSSGRVAQQLQQLQQQLRTIDAAAQQGQRLREGMSIVLAGQPNAGKSSLLNTLSGGEHAIVTDIAGTTRDIVRQEIQIDGMPLRIIDTAGLRESDDPIEQEGMRRSWEAIKSSDRTLLLIDSQQGLTPADRAILAQLPHSVGTTLVYNKIDLVTSLPTAEPGYPALYLSARHGDGVETLRSHLKQVMGFQGDSEGVFMARRRHLEALSQSQRHLIAATEELHHQAAELVAEELRQAQHHLGTITGAVTADDLLGDIFSAFCIGK from the coding sequence TTGAGTGATACCATCGCCGCTCTGGCGACCCCCCGTGGCTATGGTGGCGTCGGCATTATTCGACTCTCCGGCCCAGCCTCAGCGACAGTGGCCCAGGCCACCACTGGGCGCGATAGGCTCACCCCCCGTTTTGCCCACTACGGCCCCTTTTACAGCCCCTCTGGCGAGGTGATTGATCACGGTATCGCGCTCTGGTTTCCCGCCCCCCACTCCTTAACTGGCGAAGATGTACTGGAGCTACAGGGGCACGGTGGGCCGGTGGTGCTCGACCGTCTGCTAGAGAGTGTATTGAGTCGTGCGGCGGTGCGACCGGCGCGAGCCGGCGAATTTAGCGAACGAGCCTTTCTAAATGGCAAGATCGATCTGCTACAGGCCGAGGCGATAGCCGATCTAATTGACGCCGCAACTACCGAAGCGGCCCGCTCCTCCATACGCTCGCTACAGGGCGACTTCTCCCGTGCGATTCATCAGTTAGTCGAGTCGCTAACCGAGTTAAGAGTCTATATCGAAGCGACTATCGACTTTCCCGAGGAAGAGATCGACTCTCTCAGCTCAGGCCGAGTCGCACAGCAGTTGCAGCAGCTACAGCAGCAGCTACGGACGATAGACGCCGCAGCGCAACAGGGGCAACGACTACGAGAGGGGATGAGTATCGTCCTCGCCGGCCAACCTAATGCCGGCAAATCGAGTCTGCTCAACACACTCTCCGGTGGGGAACACGCCATCGTTACCGATATTGCCGGCACCACCCGCGATATTGTACGCCAAGAGATTCAGATCGATGGGATGCCACTACGAATTATCGATACCGCCGGATTAAGAGAGAGTGACGATCCGATCGAACAGGAGGGGATGCGTCGCTCGTGGGAGGCGATAAAATCGAGCGATCGTACGCTACTGCTCATCGACAGCCAACAAGGGTTAACCCCCGCCGACCGCGCCATCCTCGCCCAACTACCCCACAGCGTCGGCACTACCTTAGTCTATAATAAGATCGATTTAGTCACCTCCCTGCCGACGGCAGAGCCTGGCTATCCGGCTCTCTACCTCTCCGCCCGCCATGGTGACGGCGTAGAGACGCTTCGCAGCCACCTTAAACAGGTCATGGGGTTTCAAGGCGATAGTGAGGGGGTCTTTATGGCTCGCCGCCGCCACCTAGAGGCGCTATCCCAGAGCCAACGCCACCTTATCGCAGCCACCGAGGAGCTGCACCATCAGGCCGCTGAACTAGTCGCCGAAGAGCTGCGACAAGCGCAACACCACCTAGGCACTATTACCGGAGCGGTGACTGCCGATGATCTGCTCGGCGATATCTTCAGCGCCTTCTGTATCGGCAAATAG
- a CDS encoding EAL domain-containing protein, producing the protein MVLSPSSLLLLLSLLLQSVAVAETLKLGIFAYRPAELIRQRYQPLTDYLNQQLNGYATIELKVMGLEQLDTTMAAREIDLLFTNPNHYQFVRNQYALSGPLVTLIRAENGIETTRLGGVIITRSDNPLIKDITDLAGERIAIPKERHMGGYLAQAFELHRYGIFSPNGVHLIESGSHDAVVAAVLNREVNVGFIRTGVLEQLQQEQGLDLSQLQVIHSRKEDDFPFLLSTELYPEWAFVALPWVNSDLVRRVTAALLLLERDHLAARQANIGGFAPPADYIKVEQLAQKLQLPPYDTPPPITLQQFWHHYAIQLTFMLSLIIFGSLVLILLSRSHHRLQESNRALIRSEERFQLAMRGSHDGLWDWDLLTNQIYYSPRWMEMLGYEADELPQTLTTWKQLLQEQDRHHSWQQIEAYIEGHRTSLELELQMRHKQGHRIDILSRGFLVRDENLRPTRLVGTHVDISRQKQYEQELQLAASVFINAREGIVITKIDGTIIEVNSAFEEITGYRRQEVIGKSPAILKSGRQGEAFYQQMWQQLQNEGHWSGQIWNRRKDGSLYAEKLNISSVTGATEKLQNYIGFFSDITLQKQNEEQLNRLAHYDLLTNLPNRTLLIDRLEQDMRRTHRRRQLLAVIFLDLDRFKIINEQYGHPIGDEILLQLSQKMAATLREGDTLARIGGDEFVAIVTDLEHDDQGLPLFNRLLEAAAEPLSLDEITVRLSASLGISYYPQVETIDAEQLLRQADQAMYQAKQAGKNRFQIFDTEVDHHVRQIYGNLQNIHQALEQNQLLLYYQPKVNLHTGQVTGCEALLRWNHPERGILPPAAFLLGIDNYPVICDVGDWVLHQALQQLQQWNDQGLSLSVSVNIAARHLQQPGFSDSIAELLQRYPKVAPKQLILEILETSALDNIEASVDIFRRCRRLGVRFALDDFGIGYSSLAYLKQLPVNELKIDQHFVRDMLDDPDDFAILEGVLGLANAFRLDSVAEGMESVEHGVMLIQLGCEQAQGYGIARPMPAANIPDWIAQWQPEPAWAAVQPATQDNQSVLYACIEHRAWVGAVERYITVKNAPLPELQEGICRFGYWLHKQQQLRNETILDDIIRSHSAIHQFAARLIDDYHHQPQADYQMQLQQLHDLRDQLLAELRFLSGMFTQ; encoded by the coding sequence GTGGTACTCTCCCCCTCCTCGCTGCTACTGCTGCTATCGTTACTACTACAGAGTGTGGCTGTCGCCGAGACGCTTAAACTCGGCATCTTCGCCTATCGACCAGCAGAGCTTATACGCCAACGCTACCAGCCACTAACCGATTACCTCAATCAACAGCTCAACGGCTACGCCACCATCGAACTGAAGGTAATGGGGCTCGAACAGCTCGATACGACAATGGCCGCCCGCGAAATCGATCTACTCTTCACCAATCCCAACCACTACCAGTTTGTACGCAATCAGTATGCCCTCTCTGGGCCGCTAGTGACCCTCATTCGAGCAGAGAACGGTATCGAAACCACCCGCCTTGGCGGCGTGATCATCACCCGCAGCGATAATCCACTCATTAAAGATATTACCGATCTAGCCGGCGAGCGAATAGCGATTCCCAAAGAGCGGCACATGGGAGGTTACTTAGCCCAAGCCTTTGAGCTGCATCGCTACGGTATCTTCTCTCCCAACGGTGTCCACCTCATCGAGAGCGGCAGCCATGACGCCGTCGTCGCTGCGGTGCTCAATCGCGAAGTGAATGTCGGCTTTATTCGTACCGGTGTGCTAGAGCAGCTACAGCAGGAGCAGGGGCTCGATCTGTCGCAGCTACAGGTTATCCATAGCCGCAAAGAGGATGACTTCCCCTTTCTACTCTCCACCGAACTCTACCCTGAGTGGGCCTTCGTTGCCCTTCCGTGGGTCAATAGCGATTTAGTCCGGCGAGTCACCGCCGCTCTGCTACTACTAGAGCGAGATCACCTAGCGGCACGACAGGCTAATATCGGCGGTTTTGCCCCCCCTGCCGACTACATCAAAGTAGAACAGCTAGCTCAGAAACTACAACTCCCCCCCTACGATACCCCACCCCCTATTACCCTACAGCAGTTCTGGCACCACTACGCGATCCAGCTAACCTTTATGCTGAGTTTAATCATATTCGGCAGCCTTGTTCTCATTCTGCTCTCCCGCAGCCACCACCGTCTGCAAGAGTCGAATCGGGCGCTCATTCGAAGTGAGGAGCGCTTTCAACTGGCGATGCGCGGCAGCCATGACGGCCTGTGGGACTGGGATCTACTCACAAATCAGATCTACTACTCCCCCCGCTGGATGGAGATGCTCGGCTACGAGGCTGACGAACTGCCCCAAACTCTTACCACCTGGAAGCAGCTACTGCAGGAGCAGGATCGACACCATAGCTGGCAACAGATTGAGGCGTATATTGAGGGGCACAGAACCTCGCTAGAGCTTGAGTTACAGATGCGCCACAAGCAGGGGCACCGCATCGATATCCTCTCACGCGGCTTTTTAGTCCGAGATGAGAACCTACGCCCGACCCGACTCGTCGGTACCCATGTCGATATTAGTCGTCAAAAACAGTATGAGCAGGAGCTGCAATTAGCCGCTAGCGTCTTTATCAACGCTAGAGAGGGGATAGTTATCACCAAAATCGATGGCACCATCATCGAAGTTAACAGCGCCTTTGAGGAGATTACCGGCTATCGGCGCCAAGAGGTGATCGGCAAAAGCCCCGCCATACTCAAATCGGGTCGTCAGGGGGAGGCTTTTTATCAACAGATGTGGCAGCAGCTACAAAACGAAGGCCACTGGAGTGGTCAAATCTGGAATCGGCGCAAAGATGGCTCGCTCTATGCCGAAAAACTCAACATCAGTAGCGTCACCGGCGCGACCGAAAAGTTACAAAACTATATCGGTTTTTTCTCCGATATCACCCTCCAAAAGCAGAACGAAGAGCAGCTAAATCGGCTAGCCCACTACGATCTACTCACCAATTTACCGAACCGAACCCTGCTAATTGACCGCCTAGAGCAGGATATGCGCCGCACCCATCGGCGCCGACAACTACTGGCGGTTATCTTTCTCGATCTAGATCGCTTTAAGATTATCAATGAGCAGTATGGCCACCCGATTGGCGATGAGATACTGCTACAGCTCTCACAAAAAATGGCCGCCACCCTGCGCGAAGGGGATACCCTCGCCCGTATCGGTGGCGATGAGTTTGTCGCTATAGTCACCGATCTAGAGCATGACGATCAGGGGCTACCGCTCTTTAACCGCCTGTTAGAGGCTGCGGCGGAACCACTCTCTCTAGATGAGATAACCGTTAGGCTCTCTGCCAGTCTCGGCATTAGCTACTACCCCCAAGTAGAGACTATCGATGCCGAACAGCTACTGCGACAGGCCGATCAGGCGATGTATCAGGCCAAACAGGCGGGCAAGAACCGCTTTCAGATCTTTGATACCGAAGTCGATCACCATGTACGACAGATCTATGGGAATCTACAAAACATCCACCAAGCACTAGAGCAGAATCAGCTCCTACTCTACTATCAACCTAAAGTTAATCTCCACACCGGCCAAGTCACCGGCTGTGAGGCGCTACTGCGCTGGAACCACCCTGAACGCGGCATTTTACCCCCGGCCGCCTTCCTCCTCGGTATCGATAACTATCCGGTCATTTGTGATGTCGGCGATTGGGTGCTTCACCAAGCACTACAACAGCTACAGCAGTGGAACGATCAGGGGCTCTCACTCTCGGTTAGTGTCAATATCGCCGCCCGCCACCTGCAACAGCCTGGCTTTAGCGACTCGATAGCGGAGCTATTGCAGCGCTACCCGAAGGTTGCCCCGAAGCAGCTCATTTTGGAGATTCTTGAGACCAGTGCGCTAGATAACATCGAAGCGAGCGTCGATATCTTTCGCCGCTGCCGCCGATTGGGGGTTCGCTTTGCGCTAGACGACTTTGGCATAGGCTACTCCTCCCTCGCCTACCTCAAACAGCTACCGGTTAACGAACTCAAAATAGACCAGCACTTTGTGCGCGATATGCTTGATGATCCCGATGACTTTGCCATCCTTGAGGGGGTACTGGGGCTGGCCAACGCCTTTCGGCTCGACTCGGTCGCCGAGGGGATGGAGAGTGTCGAGCATGGAGTGATGCTCATTCAACTCGGCTGCGAACAGGCGCAAGGGTACGGTATCGCCCGCCCGATGCCAGCGGCTAACATTCCCGACTGGATAGCGCAGTGGCAACCCGAACCGGCGTGGGCCGCCGTACAACCGGCCACACAGGATAATCAGTCCGTCCTCTACGCCTGCATCGAACACCGAGCGTGGGTTGGTGCCGTTGAGCGCTATATTACCGTTAAAAACGCCCCCCTCCCCGAACTGCAAGAGGGTATCTGCCGCTTTGGTTACTGGCTACACAAACAGCAGCAGCTACGCAATGAGACCATTTTGGACGACATTATTCGTTCCCACAGCGCCATACACCAATTCGCAGCACGGCTAATCGATGACTACCACCACCAGCCCCAGGCCGACTACCAGATGCAACTACAGCAGTTACACGACCTGCGGGATCAACTCCTCGCCGAACTGCGCTTTTTGTCGGGGATGTTTACCCAATAA
- a CDS encoding DUF302 domain-containing protein, translated as MSRRYGSLVSWVALSCLAMSAAEAEIVTQTLEGGFEEVSESVRAAIVGKGINIAHVLESGDMLHRTGPAYGYEEDIYSQALTYQFCSAKLSHQLARFNPEHIVLCPFTIAVYRVVGDEEGSVRVSYSIPEGSEGSESISTAIGELLQSIIEDASW; from the coding sequence ATGAGTAGAAGGTATGGCTCGTTAGTGAGTTGGGTTGCCTTGAGTTGTTTGGCTATGTCGGCCGCAGAGGCGGAGATTGTGACCCAAACTCTTGAGGGTGGTTTTGAGGAGGTATCGGAGTCGGTGCGAGCGGCGATTGTCGGTAAGGGAATCAATATCGCCCATGTGCTAGAGTCGGGCGATATGCTCCACCGCACCGGGCCGGCCTATGGCTATGAGGAGGATATCTATAGTCAGGCGCTGACTTATCAGTTTTGTAGCGCTAAGTTATCGCATCAATTAGCCCGATTTAATCCGGAACATATTGTCCTCTGCCCGTTTACCATTGCCGTCTATCGGGTTGTGGGTGATGAGGAGGGGAGTGTGCGAGTCTCCTATTCGATCCCTGAGGGGAGTGAGGGCTCGGAGTCGATCTCAACGGCGATAGGGGAGCTGTTGCAGTCGATTATCGAGGATGCTAGTTGGTAG